TCCCTGTATGCAGCGTAGGGAAAGTCCCTCCTGACGTCGTAGTCCACACCAGACGCCCTTGCAACCGGCCCACACGCGTCCCAGGCCCGCGCCTTTTCTTTTGACAGCACTCCAACCCCTTCACATCTTTTGACGAACCCGCCGGAGGATAGGAGGAACTCCACAACATCGTTGAATTCCCTCCTCATTACATCGAGTTCCCTCTCCACAAGCTCCCTTCGGTAATCAAGGAGGTCTCTCCTCACGCCTCCAACGACGACGAGCCCGTAGGTCTTTCTGTTCCCGGTTAGCCTCTCAGCCAGCCACATGACCCTCTCCCTTATACGCCAGACTTCCATGAACGCGGTGTCAAAGCCCACAAGATGTGCCGCAACACCAACCCACAGGAGGTGGGAGTGGAGCCGTTCAAGTTCGAGAAGCAGTGTTCTGATGTACTCGGCCCTCTCAGGAACTTCTATTCCGGCGGCCTCCTCTATTGCCTGGGCGTAGGCCGTTGAATGACAGAAACCACATATCCCGCAGATTCTCTCGGCTATGAAGCACACCTGGTTGTAGTTCAGCCTGCCCCTCGCGAGCTTTTCAATTCCCCTGTGGGAGTAGAAGCCCCTGTAATCGACGCCTACAATTTCCTCCCCCCTGACAAAGAGTCTGAAGTGCGCCGGCTCGTCGAGGGCGATGTGGTACGGCCCTATCGCGTGGACACTCGTGCCTTCGGGAGGTCGGGCGTAGGGATACCTCTTCTCGCCCGGCGGGCTTTCCGAGTACTTGAAGTCCTCCCTGAGGGGATAAACACCCTCCGGCCAGTCGTCGGGCAGTATCAACCTCCTCCGATCCGGCAGACCCTCCGCCTCAACGCCGAGAAGATCCTGAACTTCCCTCTCGAACCATAGAGCGCCCCTATGGAACTGGGCCACGCTCGGAAACACCGGCTTGTCCTCAGGGACGTATAGCCTCACGCCCAGGAGTTCTCCCTTAGAGGTATCCGCGAACCAGTACGTTATGCTGAATGCATCTTCGACCGCCCTTTCGTCAGTCCCAACCATTGTAAAGAGCCTTACATTCTGCCCAGCGAGAAGGGACCTAACCATATTCTGAAAGTCCTCTGGCCTCGCCATTATCGTGTACAGCGCTTTTTTCTCGCCGAGAGTTCTCTTTTCAAGGATCGGCCCAAACCTAGCCTCAAACTCCTCTATCATATTACCACCCCATCCATCCAACGAGCAGGAAGAAAATTCCGAGGGTCAAGGCCATGGCCCCATTTCTAACGGCCTGATCGATGCGGTAACGGGCGCTCATCGCCTCATACACGACCATTCCAAGGAAAAGGAGTGCAAACGCACCGCACTGGAACAGTAACACAGTACTACCGCTCACGAATGGAAGGACGAGCATTGACGCCAGCAACCATATCATGGCGAACCGCTTTATCTGGAACGCCCACAACATAATTGCAAACAGTCTTCCGCTGTACTCAGCAAGGGGACCACCGAGGAGCTCCGTTTCCGCTTCGGCTATGTCATACGGCACGAAACCAGCCTCAACGTACGTCAGATAAATCAGCAGAAGGTATGCGCCGAGTACTGATATTGAGGGTTTTAATGCTGACGTCATGCCCTCTATGGTTAAAGCACCGGTTTTCATCGCGAATATTCCAATAACAACCGCGAAAAGCGGTTTGAACACTATGGACATCGTGACCTCCCTGCCGGCACCGGCAGATGTGTAGGAGCTGGGAACGTTCAGAGCCCCCATCACGACAGCGGCTGAGAACATCGTGAAGACGTAGATAAAGGCTATGACGTCCCCTTCGAATCCGAAGGGTGCCTTTTCTCCAAAGGGCAGGAACAGGAGCATCCCTATGGCGCTCGCAAAGGCGATGTAGGGGGCCAGTCTGAATGTCAGGGAATCCACGGGGGAGTTACATTCTATCCTCAAAAAGCTCAGCAGGTCGTACCAGCTCTGGACAATCGATGGGCCGACACGCTTCTGAATCACTGCTCGGACCTTTCTTGCAACCCCATCAATGAAAGGGACCATCAGAGGCACGATGATTGGGGCGGCGTCCTGAGCGTTCATCCTATCACCCCCACGAAGGCTAGGAACGCGATTACCATCGCCACGAGCACGAGGAAAGTTGTCGCGAGCATCCCGTTCAGCTCCTTCGACAGCTCCTTGAAGCATGCACCGAACCCGCAGGAGAGCCTGATCAGCGGCATGAACAGTGCCTCGTCAATGTAACCCCCTCCAGTCGAACGGTAGAACCTGCTCCCGGATAGTGTCAGGGACTGGATTCTGTCTCCCGCTGCCGAGATCCTCTGCACTGCCCCCGAAACGCCGGTGTACATGTGCTCCGGCTTTATCTCAAACTCCTCTACGGGTTCCCCGTTGGTCCAGACTCCGCTCTCCCTTGCCCGGGGAGGCAGTGCCACGAGCAGGGACGCAATGAGCACAGCTATTATCAGGGTGAAGAGCGGGAGGTCAAGCGTTGCTGGGTATGGAAGGCCCACTGGGCGCAGGAGCATACCGGGAACAACACCACCCACAACGCAGAGGACCGCAAGAATCCCCTCGCCAAGAAGCATTGGTAAGGGAGCCTCCTCGGCTTCGACGTTTGGCTCGCAGGTAAACACACGGTAAAGCTTGAGGTAGGCCGCCAGGGTGAGCGCGCTCCCGAGGAGTGCAACTGCACCGCCCGCCACCAGGAGAGGGTTCTTCGATAGGAATGTCGCCCTGTAAATCAGCCACTTGCTCGCAAAACCATTCAGGGGGGGTACACCTGACACTGCAAGGATTCCAACGATTGACAGCCCGAACGTGATAGGCATCTCTC
Above is a window of Thermococcus celericrescens DNA encoding:
- a CDS encoding hydrogenase large subunit, encoding MIEEFEARFGPILEKRTLGEKKALYTIMARPEDFQNMVRSLLAGQNVRLFTMVGTDERAVEDAFSITYWFADTSKGELLGVRLYVPEDKPVFPSVAQFHRGALWFEREVQDLLGVEAEGLPDRRRLILPDDWPEGVYPLREDFKYSESPPGEKRYPYARPPEGTSVHAIGPYHIALDEPAHFRLFVRGEEIVGVDYRGFYSHRGIEKLARGRLNYNQVCFIAERICGICGFCHSTAYAQAIEEAAGIEVPERAEYIRTLLLELERLHSHLLWVGVAAHLVGFDTAFMEVWRIRERVMWLAERLTGNRKTYGLVVVGGVRRDLLDYRRELVERELDVMRREFNDVVEFLLSSGGFVKRCEGVGVLSKEKARAWDACGPVARASGVDYDVRRDFPYAAYRDLSFEVPVETEGDVLARATVRIEEVRQSISLIEQILDAMPGGGILADFGDIPEGAEGISAVEAPRGENVHYILAGDRNTIYRWRVKAATYNNLQTVPDMLVGYTIADAPLIIASIDPCYSCTERVQVVDIESGKSKVVRLGVGICR
- a CDS encoding respiratory chain complex I subunit 1 family protein, with amino-acid sequence MNAQDAAPIIVPLMVPFIDGVARKVRAVIQKRVGPSIVQSWYDLLSFLRIECNSPVDSLTFRLAPYIAFASAIGMLLFLPFGEKAPFGFEGDVIAFIYVFTMFSAAVVMGALNVPSSYTSAGAGREVTMSIVFKPLFAVVIGIFAMKTGALTIEGMTSALKPSISVLGAYLLLIYLTYVEAGFVPYDIAEAETELLGGPLAEYSGRLFAIMLWAFQIKRFAMIWLLASMLVLPFVSGSTVLLFQCGAFALLFLGMVVYEAMSARYRIDQAVRNGAMALTLGIFFLLVGWMGW